AAAGAGCCTGAGTCAGACATGTATCCTACAAGCCAGAGGATCCTGCAATGCCAGTCAGCTAGTAACATCAGGTTCTGCTCATCTGGTTTCAATACTGTGTTTTGTTGGAAAAAACTACATCCCGCTGTTGACATGAACCACAGATGTCCAAATGGTAACAGCACTCCCCTTGTCTTCACGGCTTCCAGTAACAGGACAGCAGTGGGTCAGACAAAAACTGCTTAAGATGGACGCAAATAATATTAGATGAGCTTCCTCTAAGTCAGGATAAGTAATTCCAAGTGGAGTTCTTCTACAAGTAGAAAAGAGTCatttgcatttggaaaacacaatgaaaaaaatgggTATGTTATGGCAATAATCccgtaaaaaaacaacaaaaaaaacccaaaaacaaacaaaagaactagAGATGAGGTATGAGAGAAGACATTTCTTCTGACTGCGAGTTAAACTAGTGAGCTAGCAGGCAAAGCAAAATGTTGAGCACAGAAAATATGTGTTGACATGCAATTAAATCAAGCTTTTGCTAATAAGCATCATTATCCACAATAATATAATTAAgatatatttgtaaaataaaagatgatttgagtgtctgtttttaaaacaaggAGAAGGGATAACTTTTTAAACTATAAAACTTTTCAGGGTGCCATCATCTCCAACCTGCTGGCCAACAGCAGCTACGTGGTTCAGGTGGTGGCTGTTTGCACCAATGGCCTCAGAGGACGATGGAGTGACCAGATTATAGTAGACATGCCGCTAGAAGACCCTGGTACAAACACATTTAGCTTCATAAGAGCACATGTTTTAGTTGTTAGACTTAGTACAGtcataaattataataattttttccCTCGTTTTTAGAAAGTGACTCCACCGCTGACATTGCCACGGGGGTGTCAGGAGGCCACAAAGAGGTAGGACAGTCTGTGTATCTGTGACTTCATCCAATCCTGCTGAATATTCCATTATTATCGTACACTGCTGATGTTTGCCTTGTGTTCGGTCATATCAGCAAACATAATTATTATGTAAATGAATTTCTTAATATCACCAGAGACTGGTCATTGAATGTATATTGAGGACAATCAAAGGCTATGAACTCAGTGGTctgaaaaaatgtcattttagcTGTGATGTCTTGTctggttttctgtctgtgtgggGTTGGAGATTAAAACTCAGACACTATTACAGTATAATAAGGCCTGGAAGAGAGATGCGGTCCTATCAAAAAGAAAGTACAGCCTCTAACAGTTCTTAAGTCTGCACAGGGCATAAAAAagtcatcttctttttttatttatttttattgcagctCTTAAAACAAGAttagtttttcttaaataattaCTTAACCAAATTAGCAATGTGTGAAAAGTCAAGTACATTTGGAGTCCATCTTTCTACAGTGAGACAGGTTATCCACATATGGAAAGTTTTCAAGGCAGCTGCTGGTCTTCCCAGGAGTGGGCATCCCAGCAAGTTCACCTCAAGGACATACATttagagaaactgcaaaaaccCCAAAAACCACAgctcagactctacaggccttATTTAACATTTGAACAAGTAGGGCTTGTTTGGAGTGGTTTCTAGAAGAGTATACAGCTCATGCTTATGTTTGCACAGTTTCATCTGGATCTACCACAAGACTTTTGGAACATAAGACTAAAGTGGAGATATTTGTCTCCTGACAGCTAAAGGtgtcatgcaacaggacaatgatccaaaaaaaaaaaaaacagctaaagacctaaaatgaaaagaatcaaggtgttgcaATGGTCCAAAGTCCAGACATCAACCTGACTGAATCCTTGCTAACATATAATAGacaatgtaaatgaaaaaggagttAATTGTGATACTTGGTGAGAACCGGATGCTTCTTATGTCCTGATTTGTAAAACTTTAGGAGTGAAAGAGGGTatacttttgcttttattttactgttttcaggTTGTTGAATCCTTCTTTCTGTAAGCTGGCATTTAGCAAATGAGGTGCATCTCTGTCAGgacctgtgtgtctgtgtgactgtTACGCATCATCATAAATGGCCAATGAGAAGAGACATTTTTAGTTTGAATATTGGGCTCTGTTTGTTTCCTCAAGGCAAGGCAAAAttatttctataaaacattCCATGAacaatgctttacataaaacattaaaagcattacagcggggtgcagacCTGTTTGGAATTTAATGTAGGAATCAATGATAATCTGAATTGGTAATGCTCAAACAATTCCCACCTCTATTTCTGTTTATTCCATTAGTTTCCACAAGAAGTGGTTCAATAAGAAAAATCCCTTCTAGTTGTTTATTCCACCTCCATAAACAGTGTTTCATTAGATATCTTATGAAACAGCTCCACACtgtggtcttttttttcttgctttaggTCTCACCTGTAGCTGGATGGGAGAAGCCAGAGAACCAGAATCAGCTTGAGTTGGCTCCAGAGGACCACAGCCCAGTTGAGGAGATCCCAGCTGAGCAGACCAGAGTTTACCAGAACCACCCTTCACATAACCAGAACCAGCCCACTGACCACATCCAAGCAAACCAAAACATCCCTTTCCAAGTCTACTCAAGTTCAAGCCCAAAGACCGCCTCTGACTCTGCCGTCCTGCAGAAAACTGGACTCAACCAACACAGGTCCAAGCCTGATGTCACTGATCAAAACTGGGTTGAAGGTGACCAGCTGATCCCAGCAAACTGGCCCTTTATGAATCCAGGCTCTAACAGCAATGGTGCAACCTGGGTAACTCAAGCGGCCGAGCAGCCGGGTTTTCTGTTTCCAATTGGTCGGACGACCGTTCCCCCATCGACCCGCCGACAAATCACAGAAGAGGCATCATTGTCGATGTTGACACCTCAGGTCATTCTCTTCACCTCCTTTTCCCTCagttttctcttcattcttacaTCTAAATAAATCAGTATTGCAGGAGGAATCaagtattttatacattttcattcaAGCTAGTTTCTGCAtcggtttgttttctttcttctgtagtTGAGGGATGATGATCCATCAGACCAAGATCGAGAAAATGGCCTTCTAAAGTCGGACCTGTACACCCCTTCAGTGGAGAACATCAAAGTCACTGATATCTTCTATGAAGACACAGTTTCCAGCACTCAAATGGAAACCACCACTTACCCTGCAACAGTGTTTGCTTCTGTGGCGCTAGGTCAGACATAACCAGGATTTCCACAGTTGCAGAACAAATGTTCTCTTCTGCTGGATACTTACTTGTATcactaatttgttttgtaaagacAGCAGACGTTAAGGTTTTTCTGAATTTGTAGTCTCACAAATCTGGAAAATCATGGCATATCATATTTATATCCACAGGTAAAGTAACTAAAGACTTCCTGCCATCCTCTGAAGATAGTGAAGCCCCTCTGGACAAGACAGTCCCAAATCCCACCACCTCTGATTCCTCCACCGCTTCCACCGTCTGGATAAAGCAGAACACAGCAACTGCAAGCAACACACCCACTGACTCAGTCTACAAATCATTCACAACCTCTCCTTTGCTCAGAGTGTTAATGCATACAACTCAGCCCATGTTCAGCGGTAAGAACAAAATCACATCTTTTTGAATTCTGTTAAACTCCGTTTAAAAGCATGTCTACGTTTTCAGTGCTAGAGATTCTATTCAGCAGATGTTCTgcataaatgtatatttttccaTGGTGGGTGGACAGCTGGACTAATTGCAGTGGATGCTTTCTTTTCTACTTTAATGGTCCACACTGTGCAGCTAATCACTGCTACGCGGTGTCATCGGGGTGGCATCTGTGTGGTGACATGATGTGGATAATGCTGGTGGTGGTAATAATGAAGAAGGAGGCGTTGATTATGGCTGGAGCATTAATCAGTGTCCTCCTCGCTCTCTGATGTGGCTCACAATTACATATGCTTCTGCAAATCTCACTGCTAGTTGCTCGATGTGGTCAAACTTTCCTGCCTGGCAACAATCTACTTGAATCTCCTCAAGCTTGGTGATTAGTGTCTACATTTGTGACTTCTTCTGTATGTCTGACTTCTCTTCTGTAGCTCAACAGCACTCTCTGGTGGTGgctcttttcttttgtcctttgCTGCTTTTTGACATTGCTGTCCATCCTCACTATTGTGGCTTTAGTTGAAGGATGAGAGTTGACAGAAGTTCATGCCTTAACTTAAGAGAGACATATTTTAAAAGGAGACACTGTTGCTTTGGCTTTTCTTGCAGCAAATTCACCCACATCAAGACTTCACTCAAATGCACATCAATCTTCTGGCTTCATGGATTTTCCTAGCACTACAAGTGGAATCAGCCAGATAAACTCAGCGGTTTCTGTCCGTGATGGGAGTGTCACGCTCAGTAAATACACCATTAGCTCAGATTCTTCTACTACCCTCCATAAAAACAAGTCCTCCAAGGGTCACTTTGTTGTCTTTTCACAGCTGAATTCCAAAAATCCATCAATCTTTTCTCCTTTTGGCTCCCAGAATCTAAAAACTAGAAACTCCCCGTCTATGCTGTCTGATTATGTCTCAAGTATCATTAATTCATCCAGAACATCTGTTCATACTGAAAGGAATAAAAGGATTCAAGGTATTTTGAATATCACCTCAGAGCCACATCGCCACAATGAAGAGGAAGCCAGTGCAGATGGAAATGAGGACAACCAAAAGAGAAATTCTGTCACACCTTTCTTTGATTTCAGAAGTTTTGATTTGCCAGACAGCCCAACAGATAACAGTGGATCAGGCTCCAGTCATAACGACAACTTTGATGAGGAATCACATGAAAAAGCTAAAGTATGGCCtcagttttcctcttttccaaGCTCTGCTGATGACTTAAAGGTGGATCAAACTGGGGAAAAGCGCAGATCACCTGGAAGTAAAAAAGCCTCTGAAAGAGATGATACAAAGGAAGCAAGAAATGACATAGTGGCAGAGAGAGAGGTGGAATTTGAGGAAAGtggtgaggaagaggaaaagactAACATGGGAAATCATGGTGTGAAATATGTGGGAAGGAAATCAAATGAGAGTTTTAGACACCTCAACATCCCTGCAGGCAATGACATGctgacagaagaaaataaatctaaagtGGAGACGGAAGATGGATGGACACTGCACAGCGACGTTGGCAGTGGGGCTGAAGATGTCAGTGGCTCTGGAGAGCATGCTGGGATTGATGATGGGGAAAATATAAACAGGGATAAAGAGGGTTTTAAATCTTTAGGCAAAAATATATGCACTTCCAAGGATAAGAGAAGGGATTACAGCAATGAAGAATTATCATCTGAAAGAAGAGACATTCTGCAGCAGCTTGTTGGTAACAATGCACCGGCAGCAGACTCTCTGTTTATCAGCCATAAACACAATGAAGTAGGTCAAAACAGAAGCTTTGACAGTTCAGTTATTGGATTTATGACTACTGTTGCATACAAGAAGGAGCAAGTGGATAAAAGAAAAGCTGCTCTGGAGAGTGAGGAATATATAGAAGACAGCAACAAAGAAGGTAGAAGAGCAGGTGGTGATGCAGGTGCAGCTGGAGACGGTTTGCAGGATTTTTCGAGTGTGCATAAGTTATTATTTGATGCCTCAAGGAGCCTTGCCCCTCTGCTCAACCTGACAGACAGCAACAAGGCAACAGAGGAGCAAATGGAAGGTAAATGTTGCACAGTATTTGAAAGTCCCACAGCTTTGCCTGTTTGTAGACAAATATAGCGAGGATATAAATTTACTATCATATTGCTTTCTGTCATGTATGTATTATTTAAGTAAAATCTGCCACTGTGGGACTCTAAGATTGAACTGCCTACTGGTTTGAAAATGATCTGTCAGGTAGATCTGTGTATTCAGGCAGAAGATTTCATTTCTGGCTGCCTTGCTGTGACCAAAGGTTttccccaggggtcagtcctggGCCCACTTAGCCAAACCTGGAAAGAATATTCATTTTCTATCACAGAAGGTATCTGGCAAAATAAGCGTTTCATGGTGCTATTTTCATCTCATCATCCAGCTGGGGAAGCCATCTGTTTTCTGCACTGACTCCCTGTCTTGTCCAAACAGCAAATTAGAAGATTTGCTGGTAAATAAAAGGGGACATTAAGCAGATAAAGATAAAAGCAATGGAGACCAGACCTAAAAGAAGTCAGTGTTCTGGTTAAATTAGTTGTATGCCCTTAAGTAAGGCTGTAGCCATTTTTGAACATGAGCACTGGAGATGTTGAGGAGAACATGTGGACAACTTGTATGGTGTTTTTCCTGCAGTTGTTTCCACAAGCAATTCATACCTGGAGATTTTATGCTGGAGAAGCGTCTTAGAGTTGAAAATGTAAGAGGGGCAAGGCTGTGTGGAGCACAAAAGGAAGCAAGACATGATGCAAAAAAATGCACTTTGGAAATGGCTGCGTTTTCTTTACAGTACCTTGAAAATTGCAGGTGACCTCTTTGTTGACCATTATTATCCATAGCAGCAGCTctcaccagcacacacacacttacttaACTCACTCCGTAGCAGCAAATGCTCTGGAAAATTATCTGCTACGTTTGCATGTTGTCACACTGTCTGGTGTTCTAGATTTTTCATGGGGGCTGGGTGAAAACTCCCCAGAACTAAGCTGTTTGCATTCTAACATGCCACTGCTCCAAAAGATCTCCACAACATTTCAGAACtccagtgcatgtgtgaaaatggctgataaaaagATGGTAAGTATCCATTTGGACCAAGTCTGAATGGAACCATATTAAGCCATCTGAAGGTCAGTTCATAGTTTGAATTTGTGACTTTTCAGATATTCATGTGGTTGAATTTATATTACAGTTCGGGGCAGCTGCACcaaattgttttttatatatgcaACTCTGGTTTAATTCTTTAGTCTGTTAGTCAAGTGCTTTGCCAACTCTCTATGTAAACGTTTCTGAATGTGTCTTGTTATTCTTTCATTGAAGAATTGTGGCGGTTTGGATTATGGTGAATATCTTTGGAAAGTCTTTTTTCTAATCAGTCGTCTATGTTATTCTCCAATTTCAGcacattgttttctttgtttggtgtGTCTTTGGTCCTGCCCTTTGACTTGGAGGTTGGTTGTCTGTGGATGATTTGACCTCATGCTGGAGCAGATATGGTTACTAAATTGGCTTTTGAGGGAGATTGTATGTTAATTTGATGTCTTACATGTTTGAACAAGACAAACTTTTAATAAAGTTGCAAGCAATATTGTGTCTATATTCTGTTCCTGCTTTCCCAGAGGGACCAAAAAATTGTTCTCTTGGAAGTTTGAGAAATCGTTTGAGATTCCTTACTGGCTCACTGACTGTTGTCCAGTAATTTCTTTTCATaggtaaaacatttttctagcTACTGTGTTGTgtaatatgaataatataaacttttctttgtctcttttagAAGGCAGCAACAGCAGCCATGAGTCTCGGGTTGGTTTGGTTGAAGGCATGGAGAGGGAAAAGAGGACGGTGGTTCCTCTGGCTGTCGTTTCCACTCTTACCATCCTTTGTCTGCTGGTACTGGTGGGCATACTTATCTACTGGAGGTACAGTCCCACACAAGCACAGCAAGTCAGTCACTATATTCTCACCTCCACACTTGATGGAGATTTTAATTTCTCTATGTTACAGAAACTGTTTCCAGGCAGCTCATTTCTATCCAGATGACAGCGCATCACCAAAAGTCATATCTGCTCCATCTACACCCCTGCTACTGGCCACAGGTATCACTAAAGCAAAGAGCAAagagtgtgtgtcagtgtgccCCTTCTTGGTATGACCAAAGGTGTTCTGCATGGGTCAATTCTGGGCccacttattttatttcttgattAAAATATTGCAAATTTCActtatatgctgatgatacagtaGTACACTGCACTGggccttgttttgttttaaaacaaaattaactcaTGATATTCAAAATGAAAACCGAGGTGACTGAGTATTTCTTCTGTTACCACTTTTCAGGGTTATGGAATTATAATAGATGGTTCATTATCTTTTACAGCTCATATCCAGCAACTAGTGACAATGAAATTaagctgaaatgtgttttttttattccagaaTCAAGCCATGTTTTTCATTCAAGGCCAAAAAGGGATATGTTGAAATGCATTAAATACAGATTGATCATCACTGTAAATCATCACTGGCTGGATGGCATTGTTGActcatttatattatttaccAAGCCATTCTTGGTCTGTTTCTGATTATTTCTAGATCTACATGAAAAACTCAACAAATAAGTACTTACTTGTACTTATTTGTTGTGTTAATCAGAGCAGTTGGtcttatttatatttgcattgtACATTGAAGGAAATGCTGTTTACTCTGTTTACATGGAATCAACTtcaaaattacttaaaattaaAGAAGCTCAGCTTGCAGAAAAAatttaaagcagttttatgtGACTTAGACACAGACACTTTAAGCTgtacatgttttgtttaatctttcttttcctGGCGTTGAGCTTGTGATAAACATCTCTGtggttttgtgttttaagtggttcactttatttaaagttttaactaAAGGCTATAATTTAAGGTTGTGTTACAGATGGCCATGAGTCGCTGACAGTGAAGCAGTTTGTGAAGCACATCATGGAGCTCCACAGTAACAACACTTTCTCTAAGGAGTTTGAGGTGTGTGAGTGAGACGTTCAGTAAGACTTTCCTAAGATTTCATTATTTCTCCTGTTTTCTATAAACCGACTGTTTGCTTTAAACCGGCTCTATTGACAATCTGTGCTAACATGTATCCTGATGGGTAAGATCACAAATAGACTATGTATATGTGTCCATACCTGGCATGATCATGTGTcaagatttttttaactaaGACTAGATCAGCAACAGAAATGATAAGACATAGATACATAGAAAATAACCTAATTGCTGTGTGACGTTAATATTGTAGAGTTCCTTGTCAGCCACAGCCAGCTCATCTGTTTAAGCAGATGAAACAACACTCAGATAAACTGACAAGTTCTGATAATGAGGGTGCACACTGACCAAAGACAAAACGATTCCATGCTCCAAAATCTTCTCCTTTTATGGCTCAgtgtattttaactgtttttgtgACAAGTCAAATCACATTTAGTCTCAGGTGCTGAAGAACTTCTCTCTTGTTAGGATACAAATATGTGTGTCCTTGAACATTTATGTAAAGCTGGCTGGCAGGTTTTTGGACCAAACATGTGGTTTGAAACTTTTTATGGTTGCAGTGGTAGTTTTAGGGATACTTGCATGTTTATTGTCTTCTGCTGAGAGAAGGGTGTTAGTTGGATGGGTATGTTACAAGCTACATTCATTTGCACCTGAGGATCTGAGGTTCACccaagtaaaagtcagtttacatttaattttttataaggGGTGGCAGTCGCTGTACACTGAAGTGTTATTTCGGTCTGATTCCAACGGGATTTAAAGGCATTCTGATTGTACTCACACCCATGTTTACCTCCATCCACTTGTGATCCTGTCAACCATGTTAGCACTGGATGTGAGCAGAGTCTTGGTTTACCTTGTATAAGTACCTCATTTTTCATATCTCCTTAATGCGCTTCCATATCACTATTAACATCATGTTCCGTAGGAACTCCATTTAGTGTAATTTCAAGGTGCAGCATGTCATACATCAGTTTACAGGAAGGGTGTTTTATCACTAGCTTtccaaaataaattcaaaacaaaCCAACTGAAAAGAGCAAGGATAAAAAGCAAGGATAGATGGATAAAAACTACCTGCTGCTGGTTTTCAGGGTGAAACAGTGGATACAACTGCATGTTAGACACCTCTGTTTCAGAGCATGAACCTCCTAAGAAACACACTcagataaaattaattaaactataCTCCTCCCTGTAATTGCCaacatatttgtgtgttttccccATCTTATAAACACTTTTGCTTTTTCCATAGCAACACCAAACCACTGTTTTACATCACTAATTTCTTTTACATCCAAACCTTCAGGATATTTGTTCAGTGAAAATGATGGCATTGATATTTAACCTAGCATGTAGAATATTACATCATTGCTAATACAGCTGCAAGTTTCTATTCCACAACACAGATGGGAAAACCTGGATATTTCCCCCTCAACGCTGCCTCTCTGTGTGTATCTGAACCCCAAATTCCTGTACCTGCACTGACTccctgtttgtctgtctgtcatcTTGTCCCCCTACCCCACTCTTGTCACCATCTCCACCACCATCGTCGTGCTTTCTGCATCCTCACCACCCTCCATTAGATTGTCAAAGAGTCCTATGAGGTAAGATTCCTACCATCCCTCTCCTGCTGCAGAGGTGTTGTTTTCTGGCCCTCTAAAAAACACCTGTAGCTGCACTAGTTATAAACCTTTTCATTTGCTTTGAACTTTCTGTTGCAAATTAGGAAACTTAAATCCAACTTGTCATTTTACAGCTTTATTGGAAATATAAGCCCAAAATATTTGGTCAACATCAGTCAACTTCATGTAGTATGATTACTATATAGAAATAGCTACTGCAGCATAATGAGATGGGGACAAAATCTATTATATCTATTTAGATTTACAATTTACTTACTTGTACTTATTTGTTGTGTTAATCAGAGCAGTTGGccttttttatatttgcattgtACATTATTTTGTGTTCCAGGAGGTGCAGGCGTGTACAGTGGATATGGACATCACTACTGACAGCTCAAATCATcctgacaacaaaaacaagaaccgTTACATTAACATTCTGGCCTGTATGTGGCTGCTTAACATGACTACCATTCAACATTTTAGTGTCAAAGCCAGCAGAAGCATAGCtaattatcttttctttttctagatGACCATAGCAGAGTGAAACTCTCCAACAGTTTGGACAGAGATGGCAGATGTGGGGACTACATTAATGCTAACTTTGTTGATGTAAGTTCATTCTAATTCCCTTTATTAATAATTCCATAATCTCAAAGTAAATTGGAGCGTATTGTAGTGGACCTGAAAAAGCCTCTGTCTGAAGTCATTTCATTGTTTCAATTCTAAgtaaagcagaaagaaatgtgttctgAGTTTTATCACATCACAAAACAACTTATTAACTGTTCAGTCAAACGTGGATGTTTATAAAATAGCCAAGAATAAAGGATTAGGTTGTGGGTGAGTCTGCAGCATTAATGGGCAAACAGAGCTGAGTGTATTTTAACCAAactgtttatttgtaaaattacaaacacaaactgtaGATATTCAATATTTCTTCTACTTACAAGCCACAGATCCAGCAGTCCAACTCTGCTATTTGGTGCACCAGACAGTACTTCTCAGCCTTCTAATACGttttaagaaaatagaaaagtagATTCTGCTTTGTTCTTTCTTCTAGACAGCCTCAGTGATGCATTTGCAGATCATTTCTTCTACAAATTGAAAAACTGTATGTAGTGTTTTGTAAGTCAGTCTGGCTCCTTTGCAGGGTTATGAGCGAACAAGGGCGTACATTGCAGCCCAGGGACCTCTCAAAACTGGAAGGGAGGACTTTTGGAGGATGATCTGGCAGCAGAATGTTGGAGTTATTGTCATGATTACCAACCTAAAGGAGAAAGGACGAGTAAGAGCTAACACAGACTGGTTTCAACTGTGCCAAATTTTTAACCTGACATTGAACTCCATACTTATTATCTTCAGAAAACACATAGCATAATCTTTTTATGTCTTCAGACAAAGTGTGACCAATACTGgccagaagaaaaccaagaAGAATATGGTCCTTACCAGGTGACCCTGAAAAACACCAAGACCCTTGCTTACTATACGCTGCGGAGGTTCACAGTCAGGGATATGACGAATAGGGTATATTACATTCACACACCTATTATATCTTTGCCTAGTACACATACACCACTTTAGCCTCTTTAGTTAACACACATCTTGGTCCTCCAGGTGCCTCAAAGGACAGGGGAACACACTGTTCTCCATTTCCACTACACCCAGTGGCCAGATATGGGCGTCCCAGAATACTCTCTGCCTGTCTTGTCCTTCATCAGAGCATCCTCTGGAGCCCGGACGCAGGAAATGGGACCTGTGTTGGTACACTGCAGGTAGGCTGTCAGACTGGTCCTATATTGTAGATACTGAAGGGAACATTATGACGGATGTAGTGTTAACCTGTGTGTCTCTTATAGTGCTGGTGTGGGTAGAACAGGCACCTACATAGTGATAGACAGCATGTTGCAACAGATCCAAGATCAGGGAATGGTTAATGTTCTTGGCTTCCTCAAACACGTCCGCACACAGAGGAACTTCCTGGTTCAAACAGAGGTAAGTGGAAGCTCTTCTTAGGAGCCACCTTCCTATAGTGACCCCATTATGTAAACGTACTGAATCAAGTTCAAAGATTTAGAGTAGTTTAAGGTTATTTTACAGCCCTAGTCCAAGTCTTCATCTTCAGTAGCCTTTtgcagaaatgttaaaaaaaaaaggaaaaaaaaaattacatcagCCTTCGATTTACCAAATAACAATGTCTTAAACTTTGATTCTCACAACAATAGACAGGTTTACACACAGCAGTTTAGAACAAACTGTTTTCCTCTAACTTTGTCTCCTAGGAGCAGTATGTGTTCATCCATGATGCTCTGGTGGAGGCCATCTTGAGCAGGGACACATTAGTCACTTCGGAGTTCCTCCACACTTATGTGTCTGACCTCCTGACGCCTGGCACCACAGGGAGGACGCGCATGGACAAACAGTTCAAGGTATCGCACTTTCCCACCAGGCCGCCCGACAGACATTAATGATTTCCAGCAAATAGTTGGCACATTGCTTGGCTTTCTATCTTGTTATGCTCTCACCTAACTATTCTCattgaatttttttaacatatctgaCTGGTTTACTTGTGTTTCAGTTGATTAGTCAGCGTCAGGCCAAGCATGCAGACTACAGCACTGCCTTGAAGGATGGCAATGCTGAGAGAAACAGAGCCAGAGCACTGATGCCTGGTAAGCTGGGCTGGATTACTGACTGTATAGTAACTGGACAGTCTGTTATGGGTTGTAGCTTGTCCTGAAGAGgatcctttttttccccctttttttttatttgttat
The window above is part of the Melanotaenia boesemani isolate fMelBoe1 chromosome 23, fMelBoe1.pri, whole genome shotgun sequence genome. Proteins encoded here:
- the ptprz1b gene encoding receptor-type tyrosine-protein phosphatase zeta isoform X2, with amino-acid sequence MDFTLPRSDIFILQLLLLSQIVLAMEPLVQGLKKLPEDLDWSYSGGLNQQSWGKKYPSCNGARQSPVDVDETFTQVRLQFQNLQLEGWHKPTSESTTIHNNGKTVAINVDGEFFVSGGGLSSRFRVARLQFHWGSCNASSDGSEHSLNRMKYPLEMQIYSYNPNDFQSLDDAIKEGGRIAALAVLFEVGLEDNENFIPVLEAIDTVSRFGKSGSVEAFTLRSLLPNNTDKYYIYNGSLTTPPCSELVEWIIFKHTVAISEAQLEVFCEVMTMEQAGYVMLTDYLQSNFREQQQQFMGQVFASYTGVEEVLTPTCSSEPQNVQADAQNETTIMVMWERPRAVYDTTIDWYSVTYQKLQGQDQNKREYRTDGDQDVGAIISNLLANSSYVVQVVAVCTNGLRGRWSDQIIVDMPLEDPESDSTADIATGVSGGHKEVSPVAGWEKPENQNQLELAPEDHSPVEEIPAEQTRVYQNHPSHNQNQPTDHIQANQNIPFQVYSSSSPKTASDSAVLQKTGLNQHRSKPDVTDQNWVEGDQLIPANWPFMNPGSNSNGATWVTQAAEQPGFLFPIGRTTVPPSTRRQITEEASLSMLTPQLRDDDPSDQDRENGLLKSDLYTPSVENIKVTDIFYEDTVSSTQMETTTYPATVFASVALGKVTKDFLPSSEDSEAPLDKTVPNPTTSDSSTASTVWIKQNTATASNTPTDSVYKSFTTSPLLRVLMHTTQPMFSGSNSSHESRVGLVEGMEREKRTVVPLAVVSTLTILCLLVLVGILIYWRNCFQAAHFYPDDSASPKVISAPSTPLLLATGCVTDGHESLTVKQFVKHIMELHSNNTFSKEFEIVKESYEEVQACTVDMDITTDSSNHPDNKNKNRYINILAYDHSRVKLSNSLDRDGRCGDYINANFVDGYERTRAYIAAQGPLKTGREDFWRMIWQQNVGVIVMITNLKEKGRTKCDQYWPEENQEEYGPYQVTLKNTKTLAYYTLRRFTVRDMTNRVPQRTGEHTVLHFHYTQWPDMGVPEYSLPVLSFIRASSGARTQEMGPVLVHCSAGVGRTGTYIVIDSMLQQIQDQGMVNVLGFLKHVRTQRNFLVQTEEQYVFIHDALVEAILSRDTLVTSEFLHTYVSDLLTPGTTGRTRMDKQFKLISQRQAKHADYSTALKDGNAERNRARALMPVERSRVSLSASDTNSTGYINASYVMGHYSSKEFIVTQTPLGSTVADFWRMILEHKTQVVVGLPDAHNQYKECCVYWPRKDLPMSFDGFTVSYSGEDHVCLCYASDEKVLVQDFTVKSPQSDCVLNVRQYSVPCWPNPDSPIRNCFDLVNTVRVYSGYTQGPMIVHDPLGGATSGLFCALTTLYSQLDEEGAVDVYQVARMTNLMRPGVFNDIEQYQYLYRAVLSLVSSQEDQRVLQSPETNGSVPLGQSNVAESLESLM